From the genome of Medicago truncatula cultivar Jemalong A17 chromosome 2, MtrunA17r5.0-ANR, whole genome shotgun sequence:
GTATAAGGAGAAAATGGTTGAAGTTAAGGCCAATGAGTTTTTTAATACTACTATTTGGACTCGTATGGCGAAGGATAAAATGGCGATTAATGGAATTGGAGTGCTTTTTTTCGTGATTTTTTACAGAACTGTGGTGGTTAGCTATAAGAAGCAGAAGAAGGATTACGAAGATAGGATTAAGATTCAGAAAGCTGATGCGGAAGAGAGAAGGAAGATGAGGGAGATGGAAGCCGAGATGGGGTGGAGTGAAGCTGGCGGTGATGAGGATGAGAGTGAGCTGGTGAAAGAAGGAGAGGAGAATCCTTATTTGAAAATGACAAAGGAGTTTATGAAATCTGGGGCACGGGTTCGAAGAGCACAAAATAGAAGGCTTCCTCAGTATCTTGAGAGAGGTGTGGATGTGAAGTTTACTGATGTTGCTGGTCTCGGTAAAATACGACTTGAACTTGAGGAGATTGTCAAGTTCTTCACTCATGGAGAGATGTACCGAAGGAGAGGAGTGAAAATCCCAGGTCTCACTTCATTTACCTTAACTGTTAACTAACCATTTGACAGAATAATTAGAACTGCTTTAGCCTAAaggaaaacttttttttttatgattttttttttttttacaggacaGTTTTAGTTTTCTATCTCTAGCGTTATGGCAATGCCGTGATTGCAGAAATGTTTGATAATCTTTTCGTTACAAagtttttcatttatatatcgGAAAAAAGAAACATTCAATATTGAGAGAGTGATTTGAACTTGACTAAATGAAGATTAAACTGGTCACTTAATCAGGTGGCATACTTCTTTGTGGCCCCCCTGGAGTGGGAAAGACATTGCTGGCAAAAGCTGTGGCTGGTGAGGCAGGAGTTaatttcttctctatttctGCTTCACAGTTTGTCGAAATATACGTTGGTGTTGGGGCTTCTCGTGTTCGATCACTTTACCAAGAAGCCAAAGAAAATGTGCGTATATTTTTAGCTTTTCCATTGCACTctcagatatttttttatttgtttaaactCAAATTATGAGTTTGGTACTTTGGTTCTTGCAACCTATTTCCACTAATTAATTTCTTCTGTCAATTGGCATCTACACAAGTCACATTCTGTTATTcctcattttatttgtttcaagCTGATCGGCGCCCTATCTTTTTTATCATACTACATATACTAATCATCACTTGTATCTAACCTACTTCTTAAGTTTCAGTGTTTTACATCTAATCGGAAAACATTTTATATTATGCTTTCAGGCTCCTTCTGTTGTCTTCATTGATGAGCTGGATGCTGTAGGAAGGAAACGTGGCTTGATTAAAGGTTCAGGTGGACAGGAACGTGATGCTACTCTTAATCAGGTTAGCCATGACACTTCTGGACTTCCCAATTGCTTCCTATAAGTAAACTTTTGTGTACATTTTGGTTGATGTTTTCTGTCGGCTGAATGCTCCAGCTCCTGGTGTGCTTAGATGGATTTGAAGGAAGAGGGGAGGTGATCACTATTGCCTCCACAAATCGACCAGACATTCTGGATCCAGCACTTGTAAGACCTGGCCGGTTTGATCGGAAGATCTTTATCCCCAAACCCGGTTTCATTGGCCGCATTGAAATTCTAAAGGTAGCATTCTATCGCATTTCAGTTACATTTCAAGTCAGCTTTAAGATTCAGTTTTGTTTTGTGATCCGGTAAGTATTGTTAGTTGTGGATTTGTAATTAATGGCACCAAATGTAGTAtgtatattcatttttttcttttttcttttctggttACGTGATAGGTCCATGCTCGTAAAAAGCCAATTGCTGAAGATGTAGACTATGAAATTGTTGCTAGTATGACTGATGGAATGGTTGGTGCAGAGCTAGCTAACATAGTTGAGGTTGCTGCTATCAATATGATGCGGGACTCGAGGACCGAGGTAATAAATCCGTGATGTACATTAATTGTCTTTGCCCGATAGTTATTATTCAGGTACTACTCCGATCTCTATTATAAGAGAAAgttcactttttagattcattcaataaatgatgcatCTAGTTTATATTAAGAACgagatacatcatttattgaatgaacctaaaaaatgaaCTTTCTCTTATAATGGAGACCGGAGGGAATATTGCCTTATCGTTTTCTAAAATCAAGCATGCAAATAAAAGGTCTGTTTATCCAACCATAAGTGCTTTATTTATTGCATGAATTATTCATTTTACTTTGCAATGCTTAAAAGTTGATAGTGGATGTCAGCAGTTTCTATGGTCCCATGATAAGAAAAGGCTTTACTAGTTTTAGTCAATGTTATAAAAATCTAACCGGGTCAGTCTATCACTGGTCAAATCGGTAGGTCACTAGTTGAACCGCATAAACCAGTCTGTTTgaaatttatacttttttttttttttttttttatcaaggttatatataatttgtatgTAAACAACCTACTCAAAACCCATCTGGCGGAGTGGCAAGGCTATCCTATATTCTTATGGCACACTCATTGCCTGTGGTTTGATCTCGGAAAATGCCCTTTTTGCATAATAGGATTTAGCTTGCAAATGGCCATTGAATTCATGTGCATAACACATGCACATCCATCACTGCCTTGCATATGAGACAGCGTGACTGATGTGAGACAAGGTGCAGTGACAAGGGATAGCATGCAGTCACAGGTAGACACAGTGATGGAATCCACGAAAAATTTGAAAACCGAGTCATTGGTTCATTTTTTAGCCTGTACAAGACTGGGTTAATGGCGTCATTACTAGTTTAAATGCATATACAATCTGATATGTGGACACCGGTTATGGGTCTGATTTTCGGTTAAACTAGTCGGACCAGTCTGCGTTTTGTAACACTAATTTCAATACATGGTAGCTGGCAGTTCTTCATTTCTGGGTTTTACTGTTGCAGGTTAGCACCGATGACTTATTACAAGCTGCTCAAATGGAAGAGAGAGGAATGCTAGATAGAAAGGAGCGAAGCAAAGAGAAATGGGAACAAGTAGCTATAAATGAAGCAGCAATGGCTGTTGCTGCTATGAACTTGCCTAATTTCGACAATATCGAATATGTATGGACACCACATGcatttgaaataaattgttattGGGTTTATTAATTTTCTGTTTACTTTGTCCTCTTAATATTCATCATCTGACTGCTATTGGCAAGGAACTAAAACATTTTAGCATTTTATTGCTTTGTTGTAGATCACAATTGCTCCTAGAGCTGGTAGGGAATTGGGATATGTTCGGACGATGCTGGAGTCCATAAATTTTAACGATGGAATGCTCACGTATGGATTCTTTAATTAAACCTTTGCacctttattttaaataaatataagctGTTGGTTAATGCCCTCTGAATGAAATGTTTGTCTGCATTTTTAGCATTAGTCAAGGATAATGTTTGCAAAGGTTCTATGTTGCCTTCATATTCATCTGATTTAAATTACTGCTTAATCAAATTGCATTACAAACTATGTTTAGTGTCTACCATATTATTTTCTTGTAACTACTAATATCATGCAGTCGGCAATCCCTTTTTGATCATATTACTGTTCAACTCGCACCCCGTGCAGCTGATGAAATGTGGTTTGGGAAAGATCAGGTAAGAGAATCTTTCTACTTGTTAACTATAAATTCCCGACTCTAGTTCCTAAATACAGTTGCAGAACATACACGTAATGCAGTGAGCAAAACTCAATTTTAACActgtttaagatatttgttaACTAGCTTTGATGAATGTCAAGAATATGGTATTTCTAGggacattttatattaaaataagtggGATTGCAATTGCATGTCTGGGAAATCTGTTatgaaaaagaatgaaaatacaGCATAGTTATGAACTGGCCAGAGGAATGGCTTTCTAagttctttgattttcttgttaCCATTTatcacacctttttttttttccattgtaaattacaatttttatgTCAATGTCATTGTGTACACAAGTTATGAGCACCGCGTCTTtgattatatatgtatatatagttTATGGTTAcgttaaaatgttttttaactTGATTTGCAATATTGCAGTTGAGTACGATATGGGCTGAAACTGCAGACAATGCTAGGGTTGCAGCGAGAATGTATATGATTGGCGGGCTTTCTGATAAGTATCGTGGAGTATCCAATTTCTGGGTTACAGACCGAATTAATGTACCTACTCTGTCTCAAGTTTTATTTTCTCATCTTGTT
Proteins encoded in this window:
- the LOC11441997 gene encoding probable inactive ATP-dependent zinc metalloprotease FTSHI 2, chloroplastic, with the translated sequence MSSHCFVHFPPSSSSSKLKKFPKPSKFRSISSQIQTPESENDEKNQKNLNFNNLNFLKFTVTLTVISASLPQAATAVAAAGKKRAPRKASTKKVEALSIEEVKTWIEGLPIVSERIPYTEIAELKNLGMLKHIVKPSAVELRERAVAVLVVLEDSRVLRTVLPNVESDRKFWGLWDELKIENLCVNAYSPPVKVPEIPLSVLARIWLSLPFHKPLVEFVNRFQPKKKSKKELALREARMQLQRQKKEEVVKTMKEREMIERNERNKKREAENEKRMRRRKEYKEKMVEVKANEFFNTTIWTRMAKDKMAINGIGVLFFVIFYRTVVVSYKKQKKDYEDRIKIQKADAEERRKMREMEAEMGWSEAGGDEDESELVKEGEENPYLKMTKEFMKSGARVRRAQNRRLPQYLERGVDVKFTDVAGLGKIRLELEEIVKFFTHGEMYRRRGVKIPGGILLCGPPGVGKTLLAKAVAGEAGVNFFSISASQFVEIYVGVGASRVRSLYQEAKENAPSVVFIDELDAVGRKRGLIKGSGGQERDATLNQLLVCLDGFEGRGEVITIASTNRPDILDPALVRPGRFDRKIFIPKPGFIGRIEILKVHARKKPIAEDVDYEIVASMTDGMVGAELANIVEVAAINMMRDSRTEVSTDDLLQAAQMEERGMLDRKERSKEKWEQVAINEAAMAVAAMNLPNFDNIEYITIAPRAGRELGYVRTMLESINFNDGMLTRQSLFDHITVQLAPRAADEMWFGKDQLSTIWAETADNARVAARMYMIGGLSDKYRGVSNFWVTDRINEIDLEAMKILNLCYERAKEILQQNKTLMDTLVNELVVKKTLTKEDIVRLVQLHGHAKPIPISVLDIRDAKHKELQEIASNGKEINES